One window of the Acaryochloris sp. CCMEE 5410 genome contains the following:
- the psb28 gene encoding photosystem II reaction center protein Psb28, producing MSAAIQFIRGVDEEVIPDVRLTRAKDGSSGRAIFYFENPNLIQEGKLEVMGMYLQDEEGELTTLDVSAKFVNGKPHAIEANYDMKSEEEWDRFMRFMNRYAESHGLGFSKS from the coding sequence ATGTCAGCAGCAATTCAGTTTATCCGGGGCGTTGATGAAGAGGTCATCCCTGACGTACGGTTAACACGGGCTAAAGATGGTAGTTCAGGCCGGGCTATTTTTTACTTCGAAAATCCAAATCTGATCCAAGAAGGGAAATTGGAAGTGATGGGGATGTATCTGCAAGATGAAGAAGGGGAGTTAACGACTCTAGACGTGAGTGCCAAATTCGTCAATGGCAAGCCTCATGCTATTGAAGCTAATTATGATATGAAATCTGAAGAAGAGTGGGATCGATTCATGAGGTTTATGAATCGGTATGCAGAATCCCACGGGCTTGGGTTTTCGAAATCTTAG
- a CDS encoding cyclic nucleotide-binding domain-containing protein, whose protein sequence is MEERTFKENQAILHKGDRKRLIFFIVEGKVKIHVDDIKMAELSRGAHFGDINLFDSQPASATITTIEASKCLVLHQSKLQAALQKHAESKAELVASLYQRQQKAQTSTFQQNALQNWCTRIQNPSWAY, encoded by the coding sequence ATGGAAGAGCGAACGTTTAAGGAGAATCAAGCTATCCTCCACAAAGGAGATCGAAAAAGATTAATCTTTTTCATAGTTGAAGGAAAAGTCAAAATTCATGTAGATGATATCAAAATGGCTGAGCTTTCACGGGGAGCCCATTTTGGGGATATCAATCTCTTTGATAGTCAGCCAGCCTCTGCAACTATCACTACAATTGAAGCCAGCAAATGTTTGGTTCTACATCAATCTAAACTACAAGCTGCATTGCAAAAGCATGCCGAAAGCAAGGCCGAGCTGGTTGCCAGCCTCTACCAGCGCCAGCAAAAGGCTCAAACCTCAACCTTTCAACAAAATGCACTCCAAAACTGGTGTACCAGAATTCAAAACCCGAGTTGGGCCTATTAG
- the dapB gene encoding 4-hydroxy-tetrahydrodipicolinate reductase gives MTNATPTPVIVTGAAGKMGREVIKAVVQADDLRLYAAVDRNPDVFSLDAGELVGLETLNIELTNELEPVLAAAAQEKQPCVMVDFTHPSSVYSNIRSAIAYGVFPVIGTTGLSDEQMNDLTGFTEKASMGCLVIPNFSIGMVLLQQAAVQASQYFDHVEIIELHHNQKADAPSGTAVKTAQLLGDLGKTYNPALVEEKEHLTGARGSLGSENIRIHSIRLPGLIAHQEVLFGAPGQLYTLRHDTSDRACYMPGVLLSIRKVTQLQTLIYGLEKIL, from the coding sequence ATGACAAATGCAACGCCAACTCCCGTTATCGTCACTGGAGCCGCTGGCAAAATGGGGCGGGAAGTGATCAAAGCTGTAGTCCAGGCCGATGACTTGAGACTCTATGCTGCGGTTGACCGCAATCCTGACGTGTTTAGTCTAGATGCAGGGGAACTTGTTGGTCTTGAGACTTTAAATATTGAATTGACCAATGAACTCGAACCGGTTTTAGCAGCAGCGGCCCAAGAGAAACAGCCTTGTGTCATGGTGGACTTTACCCATCCCAGCTCCGTTTACAGCAATATCAGATCTGCGATCGCATATGGGGTATTTCCGGTCATCGGCACCACTGGCCTTAGCGATGAGCAAATGAATGATCTGACCGGATTTACTGAAAAAGCCAGTATGGGTTGTTTGGTCATTCCCAACTTCTCCATTGGTATGGTGCTGTTACAACAGGCTGCCGTTCAAGCCTCCCAATATTTTGACCATGTCGAAATTATTGAATTACACCACAATCAGAAAGCAGATGCACCCAGTGGAACTGCCGTTAAAACGGCTCAATTACTCGGTGATTTAGGCAAAACCTATAACCCTGCCCTGGTCGAAGAGAAAGAGCATTTAACCGGTGCTAGGGGCAGTCTAGGTAGCGAAAATATTCGAATTCATAGTATTCGGCTACCAGGATTAATTGCTCACCAAGAAGTTTTATTTGGTGCCCCTGGTCAACTCTATACCTTGCGCCATGACACGAGCGATCGGGCCTGCTATATGCCGGGTGTTCTTCTTTCTATTCGAAAAGTTACCCAGTTACAAACTCTGATTTATGGATTGGAGAAAATCCTGTAG
- a CDS encoding GDSL-type esterase/lipase family protein, with the protein MHSLSASPQLKQPTPKFPIPLKLVALGDSLVYGYGDPEGGGWVERLRRQWMYPDNAGHILYNLGVRGDTIKHVARRLESEFRYRGELRHQVPDRIILSVGVNDSARLGRLDGRCFTPFSDFQNQLAELLDRAVELCPVLFVGMVPVNEQAMPFLDAFYYNHADQHLYNEATRLACHERQIPFLDLFDIWQQRGSDWRDLQLGADGLHPNPQGYQSLLMDICNWQPMQALMQSGTAV; encoded by the coding sequence ATGCATAGTCTTTCTGCATCTCCCCAACTCAAACAACCAACGCCTAAATTCCCAATCCCCCTGAAACTTGTGGCGTTGGGGGATAGCCTGGTCTACGGTTATGGCGATCCTGAAGGAGGAGGATGGGTCGAGCGGCTCCGACGGCAGTGGATGTATCCCGATAATGCAGGCCACATTCTCTACAACTTAGGGGTGCGCGGAGATACTATTAAGCATGTCGCGCGACGGCTAGAAAGCGAATTTCGTTATCGAGGGGAACTGCGACATCAGGTCCCGGATCGAATTATTTTATCGGTTGGGGTGAATGATTCTGCACGCCTAGGTCGTCTCGACGGTCGGTGTTTTACTCCATTCTCAGATTTTCAAAATCAATTAGCAGAACTGCTCGATCGCGCTGTTGAGCTTTGCCCGGTGTTGTTTGTCGGTATGGTGCCGGTGAATGAACAGGCAATGCCATTTTTGGACGCCTTTTATTACAACCACGCCGATCAGCATCTCTATAATGAAGCGACTCGCTTGGCCTGCCATGAACGACAAATTCCATTCTTGGATCTGTTTGATATCTGGCAACAAAGAGGATCAGACTGGCGGGATCTACAGCTTGGAGCAGATGGTTTACATCCAAATCCCCAAGGCTATCAATCCTTATTAATGGACATCTGCAATTGGCAGCCGATGCAAGCGTTAATGCAGTCGGGTACAGCAGTTTAA
- the ctpB gene encoding carboxyl-terminal processing protease CtpB, with translation MNQSFKLRSTTRSHGILKSVVLVPATTFTLLQPCLTSEAQAALEDSPKVVLDEAWQLVNRYYVDGTFNQKDWQATRQTLLGEQYVSKQHAYSALRKALAELDDPYTRFMSPQEFKALTTQTSGQLSGIGIRLEQNKTTNAITVIKLLPNAPALKAGLQVGDRILAIDGNKTDAMDLEDASSLIRGEIDTAVKLRISRAGQDPFDLNITRDVIELPTVHTKIKQEGNNRVGYIRLLEFSAHASEQMKTAIKELEAQNVDGFVLDLRGNPGGLLNASIEIAEMWLNRGFIVHTVDRKGKQDDIRAHPTALTKRPLVVLVDGDSASSSEILTGALQDNHRAKVIGTSTFGKALVQSVHKLSDGSGVAITVSQYFTPNGTDISHKGITPDIPVKLTPEQLQTLYSDPSQLATFNDPQYMQAIRSLQQSIHSHNGKPQNSVAIPKQNRKAETVNRAQADSMK, from the coding sequence ATGAATCAATCATTCAAGCTCCGTTCGACGACTCGTAGCCATGGGATTTTGAAAAGTGTCGTCTTAGTTCCAGCAACGACCTTTACCTTGTTACAGCCTTGTTTAACGAGTGAAGCCCAGGCTGCTCTTGAAGATAGTCCGAAGGTTGTTCTGGATGAAGCTTGGCAGTTAGTCAACCGCTACTATGTTGACGGTACCTTTAATCAAAAGGATTGGCAGGCAACTCGTCAGACTTTGTTAGGTGAGCAGTATGTTTCCAAACAGCATGCTTATTCTGCCCTCCGTAAAGCCTTAGCGGAACTGGATGATCCCTACACACGGTTCATGTCGCCTCAAGAGTTTAAGGCTCTGACCACTCAAACTTCAGGTCAGTTGTCTGGTATTGGTATTCGGTTAGAACAGAATAAAACGACGAATGCAATTACAGTCATTAAGCTGTTGCCTAATGCCCCTGCATTAAAGGCTGGCTTACAGGTTGGAGATCGTATCCTAGCCATCGATGGCAACAAAACTGATGCCATGGATCTCGAAGATGCCTCCAGTTTAATTCGAGGGGAGATTGATACTGCAGTCAAGTTACGGATCAGTCGAGCTGGGCAAGATCCGTTTGACCTGAATATTACCCGAGACGTCATTGAACTCCCTACAGTTCATACCAAAATCAAACAGGAAGGGAATAATCGTGTTGGCTACATTCGGTTGCTGGAGTTTAGCGCTCATGCCTCCGAGCAGATGAAAACGGCGATCAAAGAACTGGAAGCTCAAAATGTTGACGGCTTTGTGCTCGATTTAAGGGGGAATCCAGGAGGACTTCTAAATGCCAGTATCGAAATTGCTGAAATGTGGCTAAACCGAGGATTTATCGTTCACACGGTTGATCGCAAAGGCAAACAAGATGATATTCGGGCACATCCCACTGCACTAACTAAGCGCCCTTTGGTGGTCTTGGTTGATGGAGATTCTGCAAGTTCTAGCGAAATTCTGACAGGCGCTTTACAGGATAACCATCGAGCAAAAGTGATCGGAACATCGACGTTTGGGAAGGCCTTAGTACAGTCTGTCCACAAACTATCGGATGGCTCAGGGGTTGCGATTACTGTATCTCAGTACTTCACTCCAAACGGGACTGATATTAGCCACAAAGGAATTACACCTGATATTCCTGTGAAGCTGACGCCGGAGCAATTACAAACCCTCTACTCGGATCCCAGCCAACTGGCTACTTTTAATGATCCTCAATACATGCAGGCAATCCGAAGTCTACAGCAATCCATTCATTCACATAATGGGAAACCTCAAAATTCCGTAGCAATCCCTAAGCAAAACAGAAAGGCTGAAACGGTGAATCGTGCTCAAGCAGATTCTATGAAGTGA
- the ilvC gene encoding ketol-acid reductoisomerase, which produces MARMYYDADANLDLLANKTVAIIGYGSQGHAHALNLKDSGVQVIVGLYEGSKSAAKAQEAGLTVKSVADAAKAADLIMILLPDEVQRTVYTQDIQPHLSADKVLAFAHGFNIHFAQVVPPSNVDVVMVAPKGPGHLVRRTYTQGQGVPCLFAVYQDASGQARDRAMAYAKGIGGTRAGILETTFREETETDLFGEQAVLCGGLTALIKAGFETLVEAGYQPELAYFECMHEVKLIVDLIVEGGLAKMRDSISNTAEYGDYTRGPRIVDDRTKAEMRRVLHEIQTGQFAKEFVLENMSGKAGFTATRRRESEHAIEEVGKDLRAMFSWTDKA; this is translated from the coding sequence ATGGCCCGCATGTATTACGATGCCGATGCCAATTTAGATTTATTGGCAAATAAAACCGTTGCCATTATTGGCTATGGTTCCCAGGGGCATGCCCATGCCTTAAACCTTAAGGATAGCGGTGTTCAGGTCATTGTAGGCTTATATGAAGGGAGCAAATCTGCAGCAAAGGCCCAAGAAGCAGGACTAACGGTGAAGTCAGTTGCAGACGCTGCAAAAGCTGCTGACTTAATTATGATTTTGCTGCCAGATGAAGTTCAGAGAACCGTCTACACCCAGGATATTCAACCCCATTTGAGTGCAGATAAGGTATTGGCATTTGCCCACGGCTTTAACATCCATTTTGCCCAAGTGGTCCCCCCTAGCAACGTTGATGTCGTCATGGTGGCTCCGAAAGGTCCTGGGCATCTGGTGCGTCGGACTTATACCCAAGGGCAAGGCGTTCCCTGCTTATTTGCTGTGTACCAAGACGCCTCAGGCCAAGCACGGGATCGAGCAATGGCCTATGCCAAAGGGATAGGGGGAACCCGAGCAGGTATCCTCGAGACCACTTTTCGGGAAGAAACAGAGACGGATTTATTTGGAGAACAAGCTGTTCTATGTGGTGGGTTGACTGCCCTCATTAAGGCAGGTTTTGAAACCCTAGTAGAAGCTGGATATCAGCCTGAGCTGGCCTATTTCGAATGTATGCATGAAGTGAAGCTAATTGTGGATCTCATTGTGGAAGGCGGGCTGGCCAAAATGCGAGATAGCATCTCCAATACAGCAGAGTATGGAGACTACACCCGTGGACCTCGCATTGTTGATGACAGAACAAAGGCTGAAATGCGCCGAGTTCTGCATGAAATTCAAACGGGGCAGTTTGCCAAGGAGTTTGTGCTAGAGAATATGTCCGGCAAAGCAGGATTTACAGCAACTCGTCGGCGTGAGTCTGAACATGCGATTGAAGAGGTCGGCAAAGATTTACGAGCGATGTTCAGCTGGACAGACAAGGCATAA
- the rpsU gene encoding 30S ribosomal protein S21 produces the protein MVQVVLGEDEGIESALRRFKRQVSKAGILADVKRRRHFETPLEKKKRKRIATRRKRRFR, from the coding sequence GTGGTTCAGGTGGTTTTAGGTGAAGACGAAGGCATTGAATCTGCATTGCGACGATTTAAGCGTCAAGTCTCAAAGGCCGGAATTTTGGCAGATGTAAAACGTCGACGCCATTTTGAGACCCCCTTAGAGAAGAAGAAGCGTAAGCGCATCGCTACTCGTCGTAAGCGTCGTTTTCGCTAG
- the mnmA gene encoding tRNA 2-thiouridine(34) synthase MnmA, with product MKKVVVGLSGGVDSSVAAASLKEKGYEVIGLTLWLMQGKGQCCSDGLVDAAQLCADLDIPHHVVDSRDLFSDNIIDYLVEGYQQGITPLPCSQCNKTVKFGPMLNYARHELDTDTIATGHYARIAYSEQEKRYQLLRAVDRNKDQSYFLYDLDQDLLSGTVFPLGDHTKTETRRMATQLDLHTAEKPESQDLCLIEAHGSMQTFLDQYIETHPGEIVDQGGNILGHHQGVHHFTIGQRRGIGVAAPHPLYVVDLDPGKNRVIVGDRETALKTECMVKRVNWVSIAPPQNPIHAEVQVRYRSKPTSVTIIPLDAEAPGGRVKLVFEDPQFGIAPGQAAVWYDQEILLGGGIIEAFS from the coding sequence ATGAAGAAAGTTGTTGTTGGCCTCTCTGGAGGAGTGGATAGCTCCGTTGCCGCAGCGAGCCTTAAAGAAAAAGGGTATGAAGTCATTGGTCTTACCTTGTGGTTAATGCAAGGCAAGGGGCAATGCTGTTCTGATGGTCTAGTGGATGCTGCTCAACTTTGCGCAGATCTAGATATTCCTCATCATGTGGTGGATAGCCGCGACCTATTTTCTGACAACATTATTGACTACCTAGTTGAGGGATATCAGCAGGGTATTACCCCTTTACCCTGCTCACAATGCAATAAAACGGTTAAGTTTGGCCCCATGCTAAACTATGCTCGCCATGAACTTGATACAGATACGATTGCCACAGGTCATTACGCCCGGATTGCTTACAGTGAGCAGGAAAAACGCTATCAGCTCCTGCGGGCTGTGGATCGAAATAAAGATCAATCCTATTTTCTCTACGATTTAGATCAAGATCTATTGAGTGGCACCGTTTTTCCGTTGGGAGACCATACAAAAACCGAAACCCGCCGTATGGCGACCCAACTTGACCTTCACACAGCCGAGAAACCTGAAAGCCAGGACTTATGTCTAATTGAGGCCCATGGTTCAATGCAAACGTTTTTGGATCAGTATATTGAGACCCATCCAGGGGAAATTGTTGACCAAGGGGGCAACATTCTTGGGCATCACCAAGGGGTGCATCATTTCACAATTGGTCAACGGAGAGGGATTGGTGTAGCTGCGCCTCATCCGTTGTATGTGGTGGATTTAGATCCAGGAAAGAATCGAGTCATTGTGGGAGATCGAGAAACAGCCCTTAAAACTGAATGTATGGTGAAACGGGTGAATTGGGTTTCAATTGCCCCTCCCCAAAATCCGATTCATGCTGAAGTTCAGGTTCGCTACCGGTCAAAACCAACAAGCGTTACTATTATCCCCCTGGATGCTGAAGCACCAGGTGGGCGAGTGAAGTTGGTGTTTGAGGACCCCCAATTTGGTATCGCTCCAGGTCAAGCTGCAGTTTGGTATGACCAGGAAATCCTGTTGGGTGGAGGCATTATTGAGGCGTTCTCTTGA
- a CDS encoding long-chain fatty acid--CoA ligase produces the protein MSVGHPPHPSETVKLEYNQLQSISEIWPIAAQRFGEIVALRDPHVKPEVNLTYVELNRQVQRFAASLQALGVKPGDRVALFADNSSRWFIADQGSIMAGAVNVVRSSQASPEELVYILENSGATFLLVEDAATLSKLQPFLTKLPLKLVALLSDEDVANNGQSQVLNFPQIFQEGTHGAVRAVPLGREHLATLIYTSGTSGKPKGVMLSHGNLLHIITAMPAAVQPEVGDRILSILPTWHSFGRLVDYYFLSQGCTQIYTSIRNLKGDLQTYKPHYMGSVPRLWESLYEGMQKKFRGEPATRQKLINTFFGISQKYILARRTQQRLDINNLNPSGLQRFLAQLQMLFLGPLHQLGDRIVYTKIRQAMGGQFKQSFSGGGSLAMHLETFFETVGIELIVGYGLTETSPVLTARRAEHNLRRSAGKPIPKTEIRIVDPQTRQTLPTGQQGLVIVRGPQVMQGYYQNPEATAKVIDQEGWFDTGDLGWLTPTQDLVLTGRAKDTIVLSNGENIEPQPLEDACARSAFIDQIMVVGQDQRSLGALIVPNLDALQQWASEQNASIQLPGNTPPPGSKVLTFTDQPIQDLYRQELTREVKNRPNYRPDERIGPFAFALEPFSIENGMLTQTLKVRRRVVMEHYRDMINGMFK, from the coding sequence ATGTCTGTTGGCCATCCTCCACATCCTTCAGAAACCGTGAAGTTGGAATATAACCAGTTACAGTCTATTTCTGAAATATGGCCGATTGCTGCCCAGCGATTTGGGGAAATTGTGGCCCTTCGAGATCCCCATGTCAAACCAGAAGTCAATCTCACCTACGTGGAATTGAATCGCCAAGTCCAACGGTTCGCAGCTAGTTTACAGGCATTAGGGGTTAAGCCTGGCGACCGCGTAGCATTATTTGCCGATAATAGCTCTCGTTGGTTTATCGCCGATCAAGGCAGCATTATGGCAGGGGCCGTCAATGTGGTCCGCAGTTCCCAGGCCAGCCCAGAGGAGCTTGTCTACATTCTGGAAAACAGTGGGGCGACCTTTTTACTGGTTGAAGATGCAGCAACATTAAGTAAGTTACAACCCTTCCTAACAAAACTCCCCTTAAAGTTAGTGGCCTTGCTTTCCGATGAAGACGTGGCCAACAACGGTCAATCTCAGGTATTGAACTTCCCCCAAATCTTCCAAGAAGGAACTCACGGTGCCGTTCGTGCGGTTCCGTTGGGTCGAGAACATTTAGCAACACTGATCTATACCTCTGGTACCAGTGGTAAACCCAAAGGCGTCATGCTGAGTCATGGCAACCTACTCCATATCATTACAGCCATGCCAGCGGCGGTTCAGCCAGAAGTGGGGGACCGCATTCTCAGTATCCTCCCCACCTGGCATTCTTTCGGTCGATTGGTAGATTACTACTTTCTGTCCCAAGGGTGCACGCAAATCTATACCAGTATTCGAAATCTCAAAGGAGATTTGCAAACCTATAAACCTCACTATATGGGCAGTGTGCCACGCTTATGGGAGTCCCTTTACGAAGGGATGCAGAAAAAGTTTCGGGGCGAACCTGCCACTCGTCAAAAACTAATCAATACGTTTTTTGGGATCAGCCAGAAATACATTCTGGCCCGCCGGACTCAGCAAAGGCTGGACATTAATAATCTCAATCCGTCAGGGCTACAACGGTTCCTGGCTCAACTGCAGATGCTTTTCCTAGGTCCGTTGCATCAATTGGGCGATCGCATCGTTTATACCAAGATCAGACAAGCCATGGGCGGGCAATTCAAGCAGTCGTTTAGCGGCGGTGGCTCCTTAGCCATGCACCTAGAAACCTTTTTTGAAACCGTCGGTATTGAACTGATTGTGGGCTATGGATTAACGGAGACCTCACCGGTCTTGACTGCTCGTCGCGCGGAACACAATTTGCGCCGCTCAGCAGGCAAGCCCATTCCCAAGACCGAAATTCGAATTGTTGATCCTCAAACTCGTCAAACCTTACCGACCGGTCAACAAGGTCTCGTTATCGTCCGAGGACCTCAAGTCATGCAGGGGTACTACCAAAATCCTGAAGCGACCGCTAAAGTGATCGATCAAGAAGGCTGGTTTGACACCGGTGATTTAGGTTGGTTGACGCCTACACAAGATTTGGTTCTAACCGGAAGAGCCAAAGATACCATTGTGCTCTCCAACGGTGAAAATATTGAGCCGCAACCCCTGGAAGACGCCTGTGCCCGCAGCGCCTTCATTGACCAAATTATGGTGGTTGGTCAAGATCAACGAAGCCTAGGGGCCTTAATTGTTCCTAATCTCGATGCATTGCAGCAGTGGGCATCAGAGCAAAATGCCTCCATTCAACTCCCCGGTAATACTCCCCCGCCAGGGAGTAAAGTACTTACCTTTACCGATCAGCCCATCCAGGATCTCTATCGCCAGGAACTCACACGAGAAGTCAAAAATCGTCCAAACTACCGCCCAGATGAGCGCATTGGTCCCTTTGCCTTTGCCTTAGAACCATTTTCCATCGAAAATGGAATGCTTACACAAACCCTAAAAGTTCGTCGTCGTGTTGTCATGGAGCATTACCGCGATATGATCAACGGAATGTTTAAATAG
- a CDS encoding RNA-binding protein, which translates to MSIYVGNLSYEASQDDVTAVFAEYGKVVKVHLPVDRETGRKRGFGFVDMENDSEEEAAIADLDGAEWMGRQLKVNKARPRTPKPSW; encoded by the coding sequence ATGTCGATTTATGTTGGGAATTTATCCTACGAAGCGAGCCAAGACGACGTGACTGCCGTATTTGCAGAGTATGGCAAAGTAGTGAAAGTTCACCTTCCCGTTGATCGGGAAACAGGCCGCAAACGCGGTTTTGGATTTGTGGATATGGAGAATGATTCAGAAGAAGAGGCTGCGATCGCAGACCTAGATGGTGCTGAGTGGATGGGGCGCCAATTAAAAGTCAACAAAGCTCGCCCTCGTACTCCCAAACCTTCCTGGTAG
- a CDS encoding YlqD family protein produces the protein MEIPADQLLLKRPITVKAVVTPLWKDEAQQQLQAQINQFDGQLQQLDTQVQQMIGELKKQTVQIIGAEGSTSEETQAQIQNIQMQANNRKSELLDQKNQVLQQLNQVQSLEMEQEVEQGQIDSFFYIKKGDHLIRRMQVEILLRDGVVEDIRGDL, from the coding sequence ATGGAAATTCCTGCTGATCAGCTTCTGTTGAAACGCCCCATTACCGTGAAAGCAGTTGTTACCCCTCTATGGAAAGATGAAGCTCAACAACAGCTCCAAGCCCAAATCAATCAATTTGATGGTCAGCTTCAGCAACTTGATACCCAAGTTCAACAAATGATCGGTGAGTTAAAAAAGCAAACGGTTCAAATTATTGGGGCTGAAGGTAGCACTTCAGAAGAGACCCAAGCTCAAATTCAAAATATCCAGATGCAAGCGAATAATCGCAAAAGTGAGCTCTTAGATCAAAAAAACCAGGTCTTGCAGCAACTGAACCAAGTCCAATCCCTTGAGATGGAACAAGAAGTTGAGCAAGGGCAAATCGATAGCTTCTTTTACATCAAAAAAGGAGATCACCTCATTCGCAGAATGCAGGTTGAAATCCTCCTGCGAGATGGTGTGGTTGAAGATATTCGCGGTGATCTCTAG